Proteins encoded together in one Candidatus Zymogenus saltonus window:
- a CDS encoding acyl-CoA/acyl-ACP dehydrogenase: protein MSYLDLNIELTDEQIALKDAAHKFAKEVLRPASLELDKLENPEDVIKSPIYWNAMKKGYELGYHTIFIPDSWGGLGLEPLEVHMVLEEIAWGSADFAIAFGVACFPAFFASMLPSDRLADEILFPYCDNKDATFIGCWGITEPDHGTDTLAPGTPNFTDPKITGQVTARLDGDEWAINGQKASWVSNGSIATHTLLYLTIDPSMGMSGGGICIVPLDLPGVSRGRALNKIGQRALNQGEIFFDGVMVPAEYMLVDQESYESMLDLTLSTANAAMGAMFTGVARAAYEEALNYSRERVQGGKLLFEHQMIKHKLFSMFMKVEAARALSRAAMIYNYNNTPPDTKYSIASKVFCTNTAFEVANDAVQIFGGYGLSREYPIEKIFRDARAALIEDGANDSLMLTGAHSL, encoded by the coding sequence ATGAGCTACCTTGACCTTAACATTGAGCTCACCGACGAACAGATCGCCCTGAAAGACGCCGCCCACAAGTTTGCAAAGGAGGTATTGAGGCCGGCAAGCCTTGAGCTTGACAAGCTGGAAAATCCCGAGGATGTCATAAAGAGCCCCATCTACTGGAACGCGATGAAGAAAGGGTATGAGCTGGGCTATCACACCATCTTCATTCCCGACAGCTGGGGCGGGCTTGGGCTCGAGCCGCTCGAAGTCCACATGGTTTTAGAGGAGATCGCCTGGGGGAGCGCGGACTTCGCCATAGCGTTCGGTGTGGCGTGCTTTCCGGCGTTCTTCGCATCCATGCTCCCATCGGACCGCCTGGCCGACGAGATACTCTTTCCCTACTGCGATAACAAGGACGCCACCTTCATAGGCTGCTGGGGCATCACGGAGCCGGATCACGGGACGGATACACTGGCCCCGGGCACCCCAAACTTTACCGATCCGAAGATAACGGGGCAGGTCACCGCGCGCCTCGACGGGGACGAGTGGGCCATAAACGGCCAGAAGGCGTCCTGGGTATCCAACGGAAGCATCGCCACCCACACCCTCCTCTACCTCACGATAGATCCCTCGATGGGGATGTCGGGCGGCGGCATCTGCATCGTTCCGCTGGACCTGCCGGGGGTGAGCAGGGGGAGGGCCCTGAACAAGATAGGCCAGAGGGCCTTGAATCAGGGGGAGATATTCTTCGACGGCGTGATGGTGCCGGCGGAGTACATGCTGGTCGATCAGGAGAGCTACGAGTCTATGCTCGACCTGACGCTTTCCACCGCGAACGCCGCCATGGGGGCGATGTTCACCGGCGTGGCCAGGGCCGCCTACGAGGAGGCTCTCAACTACTCGAGGGAGCGCGTTCAGGGGGGAAAACTCCTGTTCGAGCACCAGATGATAAAACACAAGCTGTTTTCGATGTTCATGAAGGTGGAGGCGGCAAGGGCGCTCTCCCGCGCGGCGATGATATACAATTACAACAACACGCCGCCGGACACCAAGTACTCCATAGCGTCCAAGGTTTTCTGCACCAACACGGCCTTCGAGGTTGCCAACGACGCCGTCCAGATATTCGGCGGATACGGCCTGAGCAGGGAATATCCGATCGAAAAGATCTTCAGGGACGCAAGGGCCGCGCTGATCGAGGACGGCGCCAACGACAGCCTGATGTTGACCGGCGCCC